A single region of the Pseudomonas sp. GGS8 genome encodes:
- a CDS encoding MerR family transcriptional regulator — MLTDIAPGLPPITSLIREELFPIREVARMTGVNPVTLRAWERRYGLIQPTRTESGHRLYSMIDIERVRSILGWIERGVAVSKVGKILAKTEPLQVLERIIPDELVQVDYGQWQQQVKAAVSVFDEVQLEHVYGQIFSSYPLTVVFQDILIPIWKLLLQRHDAFGQTSEWLFLDGFLRSRVLQRLLLVRVMQPRRVIVCALADQCHELEVLVTALYLSSIDSAIQLLAIGQPFDELILVCEKIKPRALVLISNHVPAAELPRRLNRLAMGLDCQLFLAGDASDLAQESLAGSSVGCLGNEGVGMRQRLKQFLAGNLDT, encoded by the coding sequence GTGCTGACCGACATTGCGCCTGGCTTGCCCCCCATTACCTCCCTGATTCGAGAAGAGCTGTTCCCGATTCGTGAGGTTGCGCGCATGACAGGGGTCAACCCGGTTACGCTTCGAGCCTGGGAGCGACGCTACGGGCTGATACAGCCCACCCGCACCGAAAGCGGGCACCGTTTGTATTCGATGATCGATATTGAGCGTGTGCGCAGCATCCTCGGCTGGATCGAGCGCGGTGTCGCGGTCAGCAAAGTTGGCAAGATACTGGCCAAGACCGAACCGCTCCAGGTGCTGGAGCGGATCATTCCCGACGAACTCGTTCAAGTCGACTACGGCCAATGGCAGCAGCAGGTCAAGGCGGCAGTGAGTGTTTTTGACGAAGTTCAACTCGAGCATGTCTACGGTCAGATTTTTTCCAGTTATCCGCTGACGGTTGTGTTCCAGGACATCCTGATTCCGATCTGGAAGCTATTGCTACAACGCCATGATGCATTCGGTCAGACCAGCGAGTGGCTTTTTCTGGATGGCTTTCTGCGTTCTCGAGTATTGCAACGCCTGCTGCTGGTACGTGTCATGCAGCCGCGACGAGTGATTGTCTGCGCCTTGGCCGACCAATGTCATGAGCTCGAAGTGTTGGTCACGGCGCTGTATCTGAGCAGCATCGATTCGGCTATTCAGTTGTTGGCGATCGGGCAGCCCTTTGATGAGTTGATCCTGGTCTGTGAGAAGATCAAGCCCAGGGCACTGGTGCTGATTTCCAATCATGTACCGGCTGCCGAACTGCCTCGACGTTTGAACCGTCTGGCCATGGGGCTGGATTGTCAGCTGTTTCTGGCCGGGGATGCGTCCGACCTGGCGCAAGAGAGTCTGGCCGGGTCGTCGGTGGGTTGCCTTGGAAACGAGGGGGTGGGGATGCGCCAGCGTCTGAAACAGTTCCTGGCGGGAAACCTGGATACCTGA
- a CDS encoding class II aldolase/adducin family protein, producing MNVAPVQSPHSVKGKVSAAEWQARVDLAACYRLVALHGWDDLIFTHISAKVPGTEDFLINPFGLMFHEMTASSLVKVDQAGNKLMDSPYDINPAGYTIHSAVHEVRHDVVCVLHTHTAAGVAVSAQKQGILPISQQSLFVLSSLAYHAYEGVALNHEEKARLQADLGENNFLMLHNHGLLTCGGTIADTFLMMFTFQRACEIQVLAQNGGAELIAIEPQILAGAKAMIAGVTKSAQGMGGALAWPALLRKLDKQDPGYKL from the coding sequence GTGAACGTAGCCCCCGTCCAGTCGCCACACAGTGTCAAAGGTAAAGTCAGTGCCGCCGAGTGGCAGGCACGCGTTGACCTGGCTGCCTGTTATCGTCTGGTCGCCCTGCACGGCTGGGATGATCTGATCTTCACGCACATTTCGGCCAAGGTGCCGGGCACTGAAGATTTCCTGATCAACCCGTTCGGGCTGATGTTCCATGAAATGACCGCATCGAGCCTGGTCAAGGTCGATCAGGCCGGCAACAAATTGATGGACAGCCCCTACGACATCAACCCGGCGGGTTACACCATCCACAGCGCGGTGCATGAAGTCCGGCATGACGTCGTGTGTGTACTGCACACCCACACGGCGGCGGGGGTGGCGGTATCGGCGCAGAAACAGGGCATTTTGCCGATCAGTCAGCAGTCATTGTTCGTCCTGTCCAGCCTGGCTTATCACGCCTACGAAGGCGTGGCGTTGAACCATGAAGAGAAGGCGCGGCTGCAAGCCGACCTGGGTGAAAACAATTTTCTGATGCTGCACAACCACGGTCTGCTGACCTGTGGCGGCACCATCGCCGACACGTTCCTGATGATGTTTACCTTCCAGCGCGCCTGCGAGATTCAGGTGCTGGCGCAGAACGGTGGCGCGGAGCTGATCGCCATCGAACCGCAGATTCTGGCGGGTGCCAAGGCGATGATCGCCGGCGTTACCAAAAGTGCTCAAGGGATGGGTGGCGCGCTGGCCTGGCCGGCGCTGCTGCGCAAACTCGATAAACAAGACCCGGGTTATAAACTCTAA
- a CDS encoding PAS domain-containing protein, translating to MINASLLQMVIDASNDGIVIAEKEGEQDNILIYVNPAFERLTGYTNEEILYQDCRFLQAGDRDQPALALIRQALDNGGSCREILKNYRKDGTPFWNELSLSTVKNPHDGQTYFVGVQKDVTVQVKAQQRVAQLEAQLAEVQAELADLKSTNGSNQSAN from the coding sequence ATGATTAATGCCTCACTGCTGCAAATGGTGATCGACGCGTCCAACGACGGCATCGTGATTGCCGAAAAGGAAGGCGAACAGGACAATATCCTGATTTACGTAAACCCGGCATTCGAACGCCTGACGGGCTATACCAACGAAGAAATCCTCTACCAGGATTGCCGTTTTTTGCAGGCAGGAGACCGGGATCAGCCCGCCCTCGCATTGATTCGCCAAGCGTTGGACAATGGCGGTTCCTGCCGGGAAATTCTCAAGAATTACCGCAAGGACGGCACCCCGTTCTGGAACGAACTGTCGCTTTCCACGGTAAAAAACCCGCACGACGGACAAACCTATTTTGTCGGGGTGCAGAAAGACGTCACGGTTCAGGTCAAGGCACAGCAGCGAGTCGCACAGCTGGAAGCGCAATTGGCCGAGGTACAGGCAGAACTTGCTGATCTCAAATCGACGAACGGCTCAAACCAATCTGCGAATTAG
- a CDS encoding flavodoxin, which produces MKVAILSGSVYGTAEEVARHAASLLNAAGFETWHNPRATLADVQAFGPEAFLAVTSTTGMGELPDNLQPLYSTIRDLLPATWRGLPGAVIGLGDSSYGDTFCGGGEQMRELFGELGVREVLPMLRLDASETVTPETDAEPWLADLISALRG; this is translated from the coding sequence ATGAAAGTCGCCATCCTTTCCGGCTCGGTGTACGGCACGGCTGAAGAAGTCGCCCGCCACGCCGCAAGCCTATTGAACGCCGCCGGTTTTGAAACCTGGCACAACCCGCGCGCGACACTTGCCGATGTTCAGGCTTTTGGCCCGGAAGCCTTTCTGGCGGTGACTTCGACCACCGGCATGGGCGAGTTGCCGGACAACCTGCAACCGCTGTATTCGACGATTCGCGATCTATTGCCCGCCACCTGGCGTGGCTTGCCGGGTGCCGTTATCGGGTTGGGCGACTCGAGTTACGGCGATACGTTCTGCGGTGGCGGTGAGCAAATGCGTGAATTGTTCGGCGAACTGGGCGTGCGTGAAGTGCTGCCAATGTTACGTCTGGACGCCAGTGAAACCGTAACGCCGGAAACCGACGCCGAGCCTTGGCTGGCGGACCTCATCAGCGCACTGCGAGGCTGA
- a CDS encoding alpha/beta fold hydrolase: protein MALTEIPLCVWRKRGQTFVFRGQNIRYWAAGQGEPLLLIHGFPTASWDWHYLWQPLAQRYRVIACDMLGFGDSAKPLSHDYSLLEQADLQQALLVHLNVEQPVHVLAHDYGDSVAQELLARHYEARAHIASCVFLNGGLFPETHRPVLMQKLLLSPLGWMIGLAFTRDALVKSFKQVFGPQTRPSESELDDFWSLVDSNHGQRIMHKLIGYIPQRRLQRERWVSAMQRGEVPLRVIDGEVDPVSGAHMVARYRQLIPAPDTVLLPGIGHYPQIEAPAQVLEHYLEFRDRLVSPPLKVACS from the coding sequence ATGGCACTCACCGAAATTCCTCTGTGTGTGTGGCGTAAACGCGGCCAGACGTTCGTCTTCCGCGGTCAGAACATCCGCTACTGGGCTGCGGGGCAGGGTGAGCCACTGTTGCTGATCCATGGCTTCCCGACCGCCAGTTGGGACTGGCATTACCTGTGGCAACCGCTGGCGCAGCGCTATCGGGTGATCGCCTGTGACATGCTCGGCTTTGGCGATTCGGCCAAGCCGCTGAGTCACGACTACAGCCTGCTGGAACAGGCTGATCTGCAACAGGCGTTACTGGTGCACTTGAACGTCGAGCAACCCGTTCACGTGTTGGCACACGATTATGGCGACAGCGTGGCCCAAGAACTGTTAGCCCGACACTACGAAGCGCGCGCTCATATCGCCAGTTGCGTGTTCCTCAATGGTGGACTGTTTCCCGAAACCCATCGCCCGGTGTTGATGCAAAAACTCCTGCTCAGCCCCTTGGGCTGGATGATCGGGCTGGCTTTTACCCGTGACGCTCTGGTGAAGAGTTTCAAGCAAGTCTTCGGTCCGCAGACCCGGCCCAGCGAAAGTGAGCTGGATGATTTCTGGAGCCTGGTCGACAGTAATCACGGGCAACGGATCATGCACAAATTGATCGGTTACATACCGCAGCGGCGGCTCCAGCGTGAGCGTTGGGTCAGCGCCATGCAGCGCGGCGAGGTGCCGCTGCGCGTTATCGATGGTGAGGTCGATCCGGTTTCCGGTGCGCACATGGTGGCGCGCTATCGGCAACTGATTCCCGCCCCGGATACCGTCCTGCTGCCCGGGATCGGCCATTACCCACAGATTGAAGCGCCGGCACAGGTGCTTGAGCACTATCTGGAGTTTCGCGACCGGTTGGTTTCACCGCCGCTCAAAGTGGCGTGTTCCTGA
- a CDS encoding SDR family oxidoreductase, translated as MNESVRFEDKVVIVTGAGGGLGRAHALLFAKQGAKVLVNDLGGSAQGEGANTSAADRVVAEIREAGGTAEANHDSVTDGDKIVQNALDTFGRVDVVVNNAGILRDKTFHKMDDGDWDLVYRVHVEGAYKVTRAAWPHMREQNYGRVIFTASTSGIYGNFGQSNYGMAKLGLYGLTRTLAIEGRKNNILVNAIAPTGGTRMTEGLIPPQVFEQLKPELVSPLVVYLASEQCQETSGLFEVGGGWMGKVRWERSLGAGFDPRVGFSPEDVAAHWQQICDFEGAAHPKDNIEALKEMMENLQRFSL; from the coding sequence ATGAATGAGTCTGTGCGCTTCGAAGATAAAGTGGTGATCGTCACCGGTGCGGGCGGCGGCTTGGGGCGGGCGCATGCATTGCTGTTCGCAAAGCAGGGAGCCAAAGTGCTGGTCAATGATCTCGGCGGCTCGGCTCAAGGTGAAGGCGCCAACACTTCGGCAGCCGATCGCGTGGTGGCGGAAATTCGCGAAGCGGGCGGCACTGCCGAGGCTAACCATGACTCCGTCACCGACGGCGACAAAATCGTCCAGAATGCCCTCGACACATTCGGCCGTGTCGATGTTGTGGTGAACAACGCAGGCATTTTGCGCGACAAGACCTTTCACAAGATGGACGACGGCGACTGGGACCTGGTTTACCGCGTTCACGTCGAAGGCGCCTACAAAGTCACCCGCGCCGCCTGGCCACACATGCGCGAGCAAAACTATGGCCGTGTGATCTTCACCGCGTCGACCTCGGGTATTTACGGCAACTTCGGCCAGTCCAATTACGGCATGGCCAAACTCGGTCTCTATGGCCTGACACGCACACTGGCTATCGAGGGCCGCAAGAACAACATCCTGGTCAATGCCATCGCCCCCACGGGTGGCACCCGCATGACCGAAGGCCTGATCCCGCCGCAAGTATTCGAGCAACTCAAACCGGAACTGGTCAGCCCGTTGGTGGTGTATCTGGCCAGCGAGCAATGCCAGGAAACGTCGGGGCTGTTCGAAGTGGGGGGCGGCTGGATGGGCAAGGTGCGCTGGGAGCGCAGCCTGGGCGCCGGGTTCGATCCGCGGGTCGGTTTCTCGCCGGAAGATGTCGCGGCGCACTGGCAGCAGATCTGTGATTTTGAAGGCGCGGCGCATCCGAAGGACAATATTGAGGCGTTGAAGGAGATGATGGAGAACTTGCAGAGGTTTTCGTTATAA